In Campylobacteraceae bacterium, the following proteins share a genomic window:
- a CDS encoding BCCT family transporter, with amino-acid sequence MGTLNKDNINIEEIEKKEKIDKTALFLSSGFLVAFVALALIDSKLLTSMVNTGFGWSAKVFGAYWQFLLFATFIVGIGLSLGRTGSVVLGNLKSPEMSTFQWMAIILCTLLAGGGVFWAAGEPIAHFVSPPPFYGPEADVFQKAVNALSQSFMHWGFLAWAILGTLTTIVLMHLHYDKGLPLKPRTLLYPVFGDRVINGPLGSIVDAACIVAVAAGTIGPIGFLGLQISYALNALFEIPDGFTTQLIIIIIAILIYTVSALSGVTRGIQILSRWNVVLAVFLMAYIFIFGPTAFIIDAYIQGVGSVLQNFIPMATFRGDTSWLSWWTVFFWGWFLGYGPMMAIFIARISRGRTIRMLILAVSIFAPLITMFWFTIVGGSGLSFEIAQPGLISEAFKGFNLPAALLAITQSLPFPIITSILFLILTTVFIVTTGDSMTYTMSVVVSGNTEPHPYLRVFWGVLMGVLAIVLISIGSGGISALQSFIVITAVPVSLILLPALWNAPQIAIKM; translated from the coding sequence ATGGGAACTTTGAATAAAGATAATATTAATATAGAAGAAATAGAGAAAAAAGAAAAAATTGATAAAACAGCACTATTTTTAAGTTCGGGATTTTTAGTAGCTTTTGTTGCATTAGCTTTAATTGATTCAAAACTTTTAACAAGTATGGTAAATACGGGTTTTGGATGGTCTGCAAAAGTTTTTGGAGCTTATTGGCAATTTTTATTATTTGCAACATTTATTGTAGGAATTGGTCTTTCTTTAGGAAGAACAGGTTCTGTCGTTTTAGGTAATTTAAAATCTCCAGAAATGAGTACATTTCAATGGATGGCTATTATCTTATGTACATTACTAGCTGGTGGTGGAGTGTTTTGGGCAGCAGGTGAACCAATTGCTCACTTTGTATCTCCCCCTCCATTTTATGGTCCTGAAGCTGATGTTTTCCAAAAAGCAGTTAATGCTTTATCTCAGAGCTTTATGCATTGGGGATTTTTAGCTTGGGCAATTTTAGGTACATTAACTACTATTGTATTAATGCACTTGCATTATGATAAAGGTTTACCTTTAAAACCTAGAACACTTTTATATCCAGTATTTGGAGATAGAGTTATTAATGGACCCTTAGGTTCTATTGTTGATGCTGCATGTATTGTTGCAGTTGCAGCTGGAACGATTGGACCAATTGGATTTTTGGGTTTACAAATTTCATATGCTTTAAATGCTTTATTTGAAATTCCAGATGGTTTCACTACTCAATTAATTATTATTATAATTGCTATTTTAATTTATACTGTATCTGCTCTATCAGGTGTTACAAGAGGAATTCAGATTTTAAGTAGATGGAATGTAGTTTTAGCTGTTTTTTTAATGGCATATATTTTTATATTTGGACCAACTGCTTTTATTATTGATGCTTATATTCAAGGTGTAGGTTCTGTATTACAAAACTTTATTCCTATGGCTACATTTAGAGGTGATACTTCTTGGTTAAGCTGGTGGACAGTATTCTTTTGGGGATGGTTTTTAGGTTATGGACCAATGATGGCAATATTTATTGCTAGAATATCAAGAGGAAGAACAATTAGAATGTTAATTTTAGCTGTTAGTATTTTTGCTCCATTAATAACAATGTTTTGGTTTACAATTGTAGGAGGTTCAGGTTTATCATTTGAAATTGCTCAGCCTGGTTTAATATCAGAAGCATTTAAAGGTTTTAATTTACCAGCAGCATTATTAGCAATTACACAATCTTTGCCTTTTCCAATAATTACATCAATATTATTTTTAATTTTGACAACAGTATTTATTGTAACAACAGGTGATTCAATGACATATACAATGAGTGTTGTTGTAAGTGGTAATACTGAACCACATCCATACTTAAGAGTATTCTGGGGAGTATTAATGGGAGTA